The segment ATTACGAAAACCAAGTTGGGTATTGCTACCGCTGTAAAAATGTAGTTGAGCCATATATCTCTAAACAATGGTTTGTCAAATCTGAAATCGCCGATGAAGCTATCAAAAGTGTAAATGAAGGCGGAGCAAAATTCTACCCATCACATTGGATAAATAGCTTTAATGCTTGGATGAGAGAGTTAAAAGATTGGTGTATAAGCCGTCAATTATGGTGGGGACACCGAATTCCGGTATTTTACTGCGAATGTGGCCATGAGTGGGCCGATGAAGATGAAAAACCACTCAAATGCCCAAAATGTGGTGGAGATAAATTCACCCAAGACCCCGATGTGCTTGATACTTGGTTTTCTAGTGGGCTTTGGCCTTTTAGCACACTTGGCTGGGGAAATGGTAATGCGCTGAAAAATGAGAAGTGGCTTGAGAGTGATTTAAGCGAATTTTATCCAAATTCCATGCTAATTACCGGATTTGATATACTATTTTTCTGGGTGGCTAGAATGATGTTTCAAAGCAACAACGCCTTAGGAGAGCTACCTTTTAAAGATATATATCTACACGCTCTTGTCAAAGACAAAGATGGCAAAAAGATGAGCAAATCAAGCGGAAATATAATAGACCCACTAGATATGATCGATGAGTATTCAGCCGATATACTTCGCTTTACGCTAACTATCTTATGCGCTCAAGGTCGTGATGTCAGAATGAGCGATGAGCAGATGGTTTTAAGCCGAAATTTCACCAACAAATTATATAACGCTACTAAATTCTTGCGTATGAATGTAGATAAATTCAGCGATCTTGATGAAAATGCCGTGCATACAGAGCTAGGCAAATATATACTAAATCGCTTTAAAATCGCTATAAACGAAACAAGAAAAGCACTTGATAGCTATAGATTTAATGACGCAGCAGATAGGGTGTATAAATTCCTATGGGATGAGTTTTGTGATTGGGGGATTGAGCTATCAAAAGCCGATAAGAGCGCAATTAGCGAGCTTGGCTCTATTTTCAAAGAGAGTATGAAATTACTAAGCCCATTTATGCCTTTTATCAGCGAGTATCTATATCACGAATTAAGCGGCACAAATTTAGAAAATTCTACCTCCATAATGATCTCTAAATACCCAAAAGCTAGCAAAATAGATGAAGCTATCATATCTAAATTTGAGCTAATAATCGAAGCCATAATAAGCATTCGCCGTGCTAAAGCAACGATAGACCAAGGCAACGCCAAAATCTCAAAAGCCTTTATAAAATTAAATAGCAATCTTGATATCGCTAGCTACCTAAACTTTATCAAACTACTTGCTAAATGTGAAAATGTAGAGATAACAAAAGATATTATCCCTAATTCCGCTAGAGATGTGAGCGAGAATTTAGAGAGCTTTATACCGCTTTCTGGCGTGGATACAACGGCCATTATAGCACGACTAAACTCACAAAAATCAAAGCTTGAAAAAGAGATAGCTAAGCTTGAAAATATGCTAAATAATGAAAAATTCGTAGCAAATGCCCCTGAAAGTGTGCTTAAAACCAATCAAGAGGGCCTAGCCACCGCAAAAGCTAAATTTGAAAAAGTATGTAGTGAGCTAGAAAGTTTGGAAAATATTTAGGATAAAAGAATATAAGATGGAAAAAAAAGATTTAGCTAGTATTTTTGGCGTAGAGACTAAAAATATTATACCAAGTGGAGGTAATGATAATATAAAATATTATGATATAGATGACAGAGTAGATGTTAAAGAAATACCTGATGATTTCCATCTTTTATTTAAAAATATTATACAAATTTCTCTAAATTGCGGCGGCAAGTTTGAAAACTGTTCTTTTAAAAATAAAATTTTTTTAAAAAAAATTTTATTTTTAAATCCTTGCGAGTTTAAAAATTGCGTATTTGATAATAATTATTTAAGCATAATATCTAGTTCTCAATTTTTGGGATGTAGCTTTGAAAATATAGATAATTTTTTAGAATTTGCTAGTAAAAACACTTTTAAAGAATGTGTTTATAAATCAGATTTAAAACTTTGTGGAAATGAAGAAAAAGAATATCAAAAAAAAATAAAAATATCAAATTTTACTTTTCATAATAAAGTGGAATTTATAGGACAGACATTTAAAGATGAAGTCCGCTTTGATAAAGTGATATTTGAAGATGAAGTAGATTTTACTCATTCTATATTTAACAAAAACATTGTTTGCTATGAATGTGAGTTTAAAAAACAGCTTAACTTTGAGAATTGTAAATTTATTGAAACCGCTGATAATAGTTTAAGTTTTAAAGAAGTAAAGTTTCATGATATTATAACTTTTAAACATTCTGTATTTGATGCAGAAGTTAATTTTGATAATTTTACTTTTAATAATAAAGCTGATTTTAGTAAATCCACTTTTGAAAAAAAAGCTTCTTTTAAACACTGTACGTTCAATAATTTTTTTGATTTTTCAGAGATACATTTTAAAGATAATGTTTATTTTGATGATAGCGATTTTAATGAATTTGCGGCTTTTCATCTTTGTGTGTTTGAAAAGACAGCATCTTTTTATAGGACAAAGTTTAATGTGATACCAAATTTTAGCCCAGGGGATTTTAAAGGAATTCTAAATATAAACAATGCTACTTGGGGAAAAAACGGCAACCTAGAATTTGAAGATGTAAGAAGTATAGTAAAAGAAGCTTATGGCAAAATTAAAACAGAAAAAGAATTAGAAACAATAAGAAATATAAAAGATTCTTTTCGTGCTATCAAAAATATTTTAATACAAAAAAACGATCAACTAGACGCACAGAAATTTCACAAAGCTGAGTTATATTGTAAGGAGTTAGAATTAGAAGAAGAAAATAAAAATTTTTCTACTTATATAGATAGTTTGCTTTTAAGATTTTATAGAAATACTAGCGACCACCATACGAATTTTTTAAAAATTTTGAATTTTACTGTGTTTTGCATAGCCGTTTATGCTGTTTGTAGTTTTCTTTTTGTGAATATATATACAGCTACATTTTTTGGGGAAACTGGATTTTTTGGCAAGAATACTAGTGAAGGTATTTTTTCTTGGCTATATATAGGTTTAATTTTCTTAGCAATTATAATTTTGTTTTCGATGCTTAAAGATTGTGAGCCAATAACATTTTTTAGATATTTATGTTTATTTATTATATTTGCTTTAGTGGCTGTATTTGTAAATAATTATTCTCCCACAATTGCTAAATTTTTATTATTATTATTTTGCATAATAGCATTTTCATTGTTATTAATAATAAAAATAGAGAAGGGATTGCAATTATTTTTTTTCTTGTACTTATGCTTTTGCGCAATTCCAGTATTATTATCAATTGTTTATTTTATCTTAGATATAGACAAAAATTATGTGTTTAAAATAACTATACCATCAATAATTTCTACTTGTTTTTGTTTAGTTATATTTTTTTCATATTCATTAGAAGAAAAATATCTGCGTAAAAGAAAATATAAAAATTTGATCTTACCGGTTTTTAAATGTTTTGTTTGGGGTATTGTCGCTTTTGTATTATATTTACAACCACAGCTGATAAATCCTTTTGTAGGTGTATTTAAAAGTGATGAGATACTATCGACAAACTACTTTGAGAAAAAACTAAATGATTTAAATGTTAGTGAGATTATAAAAATTTCAAATTTGTTAAAAAATAGCACAGATTTAAATCTTACAGGAGTACATAAAGAAATAATAGATTTAAACACTATAACAAATACAGAAATAATAAACGCAAAAGAACTAATAAAACAAAATCTAAAAGAAATAAATATTACCAATAATGAGCTAAATACCACAATAAATAATCTAAAAGAAGTAAAAGACCTTCAAGAGTATTTAGTAAATGGAATAAAATCAAGCTCGCTTGTGTATTCTATAATTTTACTTTTATGCCTTTACTCGCTAACAAAAACAGCTAGAAAAAACTCAATAGTCCCTATATAAAAAGAGATAAATAATGATAGAAATAAATAATTTAAGCAAAAGTTACGGCAAAAATGAAATTTTAAGTGGAATTTCAACTCATATCAAAAAAGGTGAAATCTTCGCTATCGTCGGTCATAGTGGTGCTGGCAAGAGCACACTTTTACGCTGTATAAATGGGCTTGAGAGTTATCAAAGTGGTAGCTTGAAGGTGCTAGGGCGTGAGATAAATTCATTAAATGAAAACGCTCTTAGAGAGCTTAGAAAAGATATCGGTATGATATTTCAACACTTTGCTTTAATGAGTAGAAAAACGGTTTTTGACAATATCGCTATGCCGCTGCGTGTGTGGGGCTATGATGAAAAAGCTATAAAAATCCGTGTTGATGAGCTTTTGGAGTTAATAGGATTAAAAGATAAATCTAAAAGCTATCCAAGTCAGCTAAGTGGCGGCCAAAAGCAAAGAGTTGCTATAGCTAGGGCTTTAGCGCTTAGCCCAAAAATATTATTAAGCGATGAAGCCACAAGTGCGCTAGATCCAAACACCACAAAGCAAATTTTAAGCCTACTTAAAGAGATAAATGAGCGCCTTGGCATCACAATCGTGCTAGTCACACACGAAATGGAGGTTGTAAAAAGCATAGCCAATAGAGCTATTTTACTCGAACAAGGCTTAATCACAAATTCAGGCTCAATTGTAGAGCTATTTTTAAATCCTAATAAAAATATGAAAAACTTCCTAGGCGAAGAGGAGATTTTGCCAAATACTGGCGTAAATATCAAAATCTTTTTCCCGCCAAATGTAGCAATGCATAGTATCATAACCAATATGGCTAGAGAGCTTGATATTGATTTTAACATAGTTTGGGGAAAATTAGAAAAGCTAGGTGGTAGCGTTCTTGGTAGCTTGGTTATCAATGTAGAACCAAAATATGAGCTTAAAGTAGAAGAATTCATCAAAAATTCAGGCGCTCCATATGAGATTATAAAGGGGGAGTAAATGATATCAAAATTGCTTTTTGAAGCCACGATTGATACCTTATATATGGCTTTTGTATCTACGCTTTTGGCTTTTATTATAGGTCTTGGACTGGCTATAATCTTAGTTATAACCTCTAAAAACGGCTTAAAACCAAATAGAGCTATTTATAATACTCTAGATATCGCAGTCAATACACTTAGAAGCTTTCCATTTATAATTCTTATAATTGTCTTGTTTCCATTAACTAAATTTATAGTTGGTACCAGTATTGGCACGACAGCAGCCATAGTCCCGCTCACTATCGGTTCAGCACCATTTATCGCTAGATTAATCGAAAATGCGATGAATGAAGTAGATAGTAGCATTATAGAAGCAGCATTAAGTTATGGAGCCACCAAAACACAGATAATATTTAAGGTTATATTTATAGAAGCGTTGCCAAGCATTATAAATGCTATCACACTTACACTTATAGTTGTGATCGGATTTACCGCTATGGCCGGTGCCGTTGGTGGTGGTGGCCTTGGTGATGTAGCTATGAGATATGGATTTCAAAGATTTCGCCCAGATATTATGGCATATACGGTAATTATCTTGATAGTAATGGTTCAAATAATCCAAAGTAGCGGAAATTTTTTATATAAAATAACAAAAAAGTAATAAAATTTAATTTTTATCCGATATTATATATATCTAAGTTTTAAGGAGTCAAATATGTTATCAGGTATAAGTGGCAGTGCTGATACTCAATTAGCAGTGAGTACCTCAGCGCTTAAAAAATCAATGGATGTAGAGCAAACTGCGATGAATAACATCTTAAATGGCACAGTTGGTGCAAATAATATGCAAAGCCCTAGCTCAGCAGCAATTAGCAATCCTACGCAATTTGTCCAAAATGAAGCCGCAAAGGCTGGTAGATTAGATATCTACGCTTGATACAAAGAGGCTTTGGCCTCTTTGTATAGATCATTTTAAACTAAATTTACAAATTCCAGCAATGATCTATCGGCCCATTTCCATGTCCGATAGATAGATTGCTTTTTAGAGCGTTTGTTACATAATCTTTTGCATTTTTCACAGACTCTTCTATGCTAAGTCCATTTGCGATATTACACGCAATAGCCGATGAGAGCGTACATCCGGTGCCATGAGTATTTTTCGTATCTATTCTATCAGCTTTAAATTCACTAAATTTACCATCTTTATATAGCAAATCAGTCGCATCGCCAATAGCATGACCACCCTTTATAAGAACGCTATCACAACCATAACCCTTAATTTTCATCGCCGCTAAACGCATATCATCTATATTTTTTATCTCAATACCGCTTAATATGCTAGCTTCAGGCAAATTTGGTGTTACGATTTGAGCCATACCGATAAGCTCCTCTATATAAAGATTTACAGCACTCTCATCCATCAATCTAGCCCCACTTGTCGCTACCATCACAGGATCCAAAACTATATTTTTACAATCATACTCTTTTAAAGATTTTGCCACTGAACGCATAATATCAGCATTTAAGAGCATTCCTAGCTTAATTGAATCTGGCGTAATATCACTCAAAACTGCATCTAATTGCGCTTTGACAAATTCACTAGAACAACCCAAAATTCCGCTAACTTCTCTAGTATTTTGCGCTGTCAATGAGACGATAACAGCCATGGCATAGAGCTTATGAGCGGTTATGGTTTTAATATCGGCTTGAATTCCAGCTCCACCCGATGGGTCTGAACCGGCTATAGATAGGACTTTTTTCATATATTTCCTTTACATTATATTAAATTTATAATCCATTTTGTATAATACCAAACCAAATTTAACACCAAAGGATAATCATGAAAAAACTACTCGCTATAAGCTTAGTTGCGACAAGCCTTATAAGCTCTGTATTTGCTCAGACTTTAAAAGTTGGCGCTACCCCGATTCCACACGCTGAGATACTTGAATTTATCGCTCCAGAACTTAAAAAATCCGGCATAGAGCTAGATATCAAAGTATTTAATGACTATGTAATACCTAATATCGCAGTTGAAGATGGCGATTTAGATGCTAATTTCTTCCAACATATCCCATATTTAAATGAATTTAATAAAAATAAAGGCACTCATCTAGTTAAAACTGTTGGTGTTCATTTAGAGCCAATGGGTGTTTATAGCAAAAAGATAAAATCTCTAAACGAGCTAAAAAATGGTGCTATTGTAAGCATCCCAAATGACCCTACAAATGAGAGCCGTGCTTTGGATGTTTTGGCTTCTGCTAAATTAATTGAGCTAGATACAAATACACAATTACGCACTCCATTAGATATAACCAAAAATCCTAAAAATCTTAAATTCAAAGAGATTGAAGCCGCTACCTTACCACGCACTTTAGATGATGTAGATATCGCCGTGATAAATACAAATTTCGCTATGAATGCCAACCTAAACCCTACAAAAGATGCGATAGTTATAGAGTCTAAAGATAGCCCATATGTCAATATCTTAGTTGTAAAAGATGGTAACCAAAATAGAGATGAGATAAAAGCACTCAATAAAGCTCTTCAAAGCCAAGCTGTTAAGGATTTTATAGCTAATAAATATAAAGGCTCTATAGTCCCAGCTTTTTAAATTTACTTTTAAGCTATTTTTGGGGTTATATTAGATATAATTAACCCCAAATTTTTACAAATTAAGGATATAAAATGTCAAAAAAATGCGCTATTACAGGCAAAGGCCCTATGGTTGGAAACAATGTAAGCCACGCTAACAACAGAACAAAAAGAAGATTTATGCCAAACCTTCGCACAGTGCGTGTAACGCTAGAAGATGGAACAACTAGAAAGATTAAAGTTGCAGCTTCTACACTAAGAACTATGAAAAAACAATCAAAATAACCATATAAAGAGGGATTTATGTCTTTGATAAAAAAGATTAAGAAATTCCTCAATTGGGCCGATGAGTCCAAACCTGAATACAATCTAAATACAGAACTCTATCAGCAGTTAAAAGCCTTTCGTCTCCCTATTATTTTTGTAGTTTTGATGATGCTTTTTGGGACGCTTGGCTATATGATTACTACTGGATTTACACTCGTTGATGCAATCTATCAAGCCGGAATGACATTTACCACTGTTGGTTTTACTGAAGTTTCGCACATTAATACTGCTGGACGCCTTTTTACAATACTTTTTATACTCATAGGATTTGGACTATTTACATTTTCTTTGGGTCTTGTAATTGAAGTTATCAAAAAAGGAGTCTTAACAAAGATCTTAAAGGAAAGAAGTATGATATATAAGATCGCAAGACTTAAAAATCACTTCGTTATCTGCTATCACAATCTCTATACTATTGAATTATCAAGACAATTTAGGGAAAATCATATTCCATTTGTGGTTATAGATAGCAAAGAGGATTTAGCTCAAATAGCTGAAACTTATAAATATCCATATTATATAATTGATGAACCTCACACTCAATCAGCAATCTTAAAATCCCATCTCTCAAGCGCCAAAGGATTAATCACCCTTAGCCCAAATATCGCTGATAATATCGCTTTGATAGCTACAGTTAGACTATATGAAAAGGAGCTTGGTAGAGTAAAGCCCTATTTTATTATGACAAATTCAGATAATGATAGCGATACTCAAAAGCTCATTAAGCTAGGTGCAGACTCGGTGGTTAGCCCATCTAAGCTAGTAGCGCAGCGAATTTCAGCTATGAGTGTTAGACCAGATATGGAGAATATATTAGAGCAGTTTTTATACAAAAAAGACTCTCCAATAGATATAGAAGAGATAAAGGTTCCTGAGGCTTCGTGGATGAGATTTAAAAGAATCAAAGAAACTCACCTAAGAAAGCTTACAAATGCCGATATCGTAGGAATCACAGATCAAAATAGTAAATTTATACCGATGCCAAATGGAGATACGCTAATTGGCACCGGCTCAAAGCTCTTAGTTATCGGTACAGCTGAGAGTATCAGAGCTACAAAGCGTTTAGTTTTTAGTAAATACAAACCAGAGGAGCTAAAGTATGTTTAATCTAATTAGTCTTAAAAATGGCCTTGAAAATGTAGATGGATTTTTTTTTGGTGGTGTTAGCACTGGATTAAAAGCAAATGGCGATAATGATTTAGGATTTATAAGGTCAAATGAGCCATTTATGGTTTCAGCCAAATTCACATCAAACAAATTTCAAGCCGCACCGATAATCCACTTCAAACGCTATGAAAATGGCTTTAAATCAAATTTTTTACTCTTAAATTCAAAAAATGCTAACGCAATGACAGGCAAAAATGGAGTAGATGATATTGATGAAATTTTCAAAACTTTAAATTCCAAAACTCCATTAATCAATCCAATTATGAGCTCCACAGGCGTAATCGGCTATAGATTAAATCAAGAGAAGATAAAATCCGGATTTGATAAATTTGATCTAAATCAAAGGGATAGCGACGCAGTTGCTAGAGCGATTATGACTACTGATAGCTTTAAAAAAGAGATTGCTTTTAGAGTTGAATTAGATAACAATAAAAGCTTTAATATAGCTGCTATCTGTAAAGGTGCCGGTATGATAAATCCTGCATTTGCTACTATGCTTTGCTTTATTCTAACTGATGCTAATATCCCGCAAAGCGATATGGACGAGCTGCTAAATGATACTACAAAGCATAGCTTTGATGCTGTTAGCGTAGATGGTGATACTAGCACCAATGATACTTTAATGCTGCTTAGTTCAGGCAAAAGCGGAGTCTATGATAAAGAAGCGTTTAAATTCGCACTTGATAAGATCACCCTAGAAATGGCTCTAAATTTAGTCAAAGATGGCGAAGGTAGCACTAAGGTTGTAGCATTTAAGGTTAAAGGTGCAGCTAATTGCGATGAGGCTAGCAAAGCAGCCAAAGCCCTTTCAAATTCACTTCTAGTTAAAACGGCGATTTTTGGCGAAGATCCAAACTGGGGTAGAATCGCCTCTACAATCGGTGCTAGCGGAGTTGAGTGCGATCCAGATAGGCTAGTTATACATTATAATGATATCTTGGTTTATGATATCAATAATCCTGAGCTTGATGAGATTAGAGAGCAAAAAGCTCATAATGTAATGAAACAAGATAGCTATCAAATAATATGCGATTTAGGTATAGGCGAAGGCGAATTCACCGCTTATGGATGCGATTTAGGGCATACATATGTCAAAATCAACGCCGATTATAGATCGTAAATTGGCTTGGTTTAAGTATCTTTTTTGTATAATATTGCGATTTTAAATTTAAAAGGAGCGTAAATGCTACACGAATATAGAGATTTAATCACAGAATTAAAAGGTAAAAATGCCCACTTTGATGCTGTTTTTAACAAACATAATGAGCTAGACCAACAAATTCTAGATGTAGAAGAGGGTCGTGAGCATATGGATCAATTTGAGTTAGAAACTCTAAAAAAAGAGAAATTAAGACTCAAAGATGAAGCTTATCATATCTTGATGGAATATAAAAATTCAAAAGCAAACGCATAGATAAATTTGGGCTTTTCGCCCAAATCATTTACTAAATTCAATCTTTTAATTACTCAATATCTTGTTGAAATCAGATATTTTATCTACTTTTAAATCTTTTTATAATATAATATTCTAAATCAATCAATCAAACTTCTAACTTAATATGAGTTTAGAATAGCAAATAAAATTAAGGAAAATACATGTTTGGTTCATCTAAAAAAACTTCACACTATGAGGAGCAAATCGTCGCTCTAAAAAAAGAGCTAGAAGCAAGAAATGCTGAAAATAGCAAACTTCGTGCTGAGTTAAAAGAGCTTATGGCTTCTCAAACCAACCTAAAAGAGTGCGAAATAATAACCGAAATAGCTAAAAGTATGATTGAAGGCGTAAAAGCAAATTCAAGAAATATCCAATCAGGTATAGAGAAAAATCTGGAACTATCTCGTGCATCTATAGATAAAATTGATTTCAATCTAAATAACATTGCCGAATTAAGCCATTCTAGCAACAAATTGATAGATTCTCTAAATGAGATCACAAGCTCAAGCAACAAAACTCGCATAGCAGCTGAAAACCTACACAAAAGTGTTGATGAGATCACTAATGTAATAAATCTAATCAAAGATATATCAGATCAAACAAATCTTCTAGCGCTAAATGCTGCTATAGAGGCGGCTCGTGCTGGTGAGCATGGTAGAGGCTTTGCTGTGGTGGCTGATGAAGTTAGAAAACTAGCTGAAAGAACGCAAAAAGCCACAGCAGAAGTAGAGATGAATATCAATCTATTAAAGCAAAATGCTAGTGATATGTTTGCTCAAAGCGAAGAAGTAGAGAATATCTCTATCGAGTCTAATAAGCATATTGAAGGCTTCATAACTAAATTTGAATTACTAATAAATAATACAAAAGATATAGAAGATAACGCAAAACATATTTCATACGATATATTTACAAGCCTTGTCAAAATCGATCATATGCTATTTAAAACAAATGGTTATAACCAAATTTACACTAAAAATTATGAGCAAATGCCAGATCATACAATGTGTCGCCTTGGCAAATGGTGTGAAGATCGTGGTAAGGCTATCTTTGGCAATCTTCCTGAATTTGGTCAAATTCTTGAACCACATAGTATGGTGCATAAATATATCAACTCCGCTATTAGTCTTGCGGGTAAAGACTTTACCAATAATGCTTCTGTAATTATCAAAGAATTTAAAACTTCTGAAGAGTATTCGCTAAAACTATTTGATATATTTGATGCGATGATATTGGCAAAATCTAGAAAACAACAATAACCAAAATAAGAGAGTGTAGAGCTCTCTTGTATATTAACGCAAGGTCAAATTTGGACTTTTAAAATCAATTAAGGATTAAATTTGAGAGTAGTTATCTTGCTTTCTTTGCTCTATGTAGTCTTAAATAGCTTTGAGCTTAGTAGCACTCAATTAGACAAAGATAACACTCAACTCTCATTCTCACCAATAAATTTAAATGATAATCTATATAAAAACTTAAATATAGAAAATTTCCAAGCATTAACATCACGCTACACTCTTAATCATAAAGATAATAGCGGATTAAATAATATCGATTTTATCAATAT is part of the Campylobacter lanienae NCTC 13004 genome and harbors:
- a CDS encoding valine--tRNA ligase, whose protein sequence is MAEFYDPKTIEEKFYKICEERGYFEIDGNKNIQEDNKTFCIMMPPPNVTGVLHIGHALTFTLQDIITRYKRMDGYKTLWQPGLDHAGIATQNVVEKQLLASGVTKEQIGREEFLKKTWEWKEKSGGQIVYQMRRLGITPAWSRERFTMDEGLKNAVRKAFVSLYNKGLIIRGNYMVNWCTHDGALSDVEVEHKANKGKLYHLRYFLCENSSSNHSQIGGDCEADLGVAQNFASADRINNSSSEQNSSSAKDANKRPYIVVATTRPETYFGDTAVMVNPNDERYRNLIGKELILPLIERKIKIIADNHVDMGFGTGCVKVTPAHDTNDYEVGKRHNLEFITIFDEKGILNDYCAKFKGLERLEARDMVVAELESKGFVEKIEDYENQVGYCYRCKNVVEPYISKQWFVKSEIADEAIKSVNEGGAKFYPSHWINSFNAWMRELKDWCISRQLWWGHRIPVFYCECGHEWADEDEKPLKCPKCGGDKFTQDPDVLDTWFSSGLWPFSTLGWGNGNALKNEKWLESDLSEFYPNSMLITGFDILFFWVARMMFQSNNALGELPFKDIYLHALVKDKDGKKMSKSSGNIIDPLDMIDEYSADILRFTLTILCAQGRDVRMSDEQMVLSRNFTNKLYNATKFLRMNVDKFSDLDENAVHTELGKYILNRFKIAINETRKALDSYRFNDAADRVYKFLWDEFCDWGIELSKADKSAISELGSIFKESMKLLSPFMPFISEYLYHELSGTNLENSTSIMISKYPKASKIDEAIISKFELIIEAIISIRRAKATIDQGNAKISKAFIKLNSNLDIASYLNFIKLLAKCENVEITKDIIPNSARDVSENLESFIPLSGVDTTAIIARLNSQKSKLEKEIAKLENMLNNEKFVANAPESVLKTNQEGLATAKAKFEKVCSELESLENI
- a CDS encoding pentapeptide repeat-containing protein — protein: MEKKDLASIFGVETKNIIPSGGNDNIKYYDIDDRVDVKEIPDDFHLLFKNIIQISLNCGGKFENCSFKNKIFLKKILFLNPCEFKNCVFDNNYLSIISSSQFLGCSFENIDNFLEFASKNTFKECVYKSDLKLCGNEEKEYQKKIKISNFTFHNKVEFIGQTFKDEVRFDKVIFEDEVDFTHSIFNKNIVCYECEFKKQLNFENCKFIETADNSLSFKEVKFHDIITFKHSVFDAEVNFDNFTFNNKADFSKSTFEKKASFKHCTFNNFFDFSEIHFKDNVYFDDSDFNEFAAFHLCVFEKTASFYRTKFNVIPNFSPGDFKGILNINNATWGKNGNLEFEDVRSIVKEAYGKIKTEKELETIRNIKDSFRAIKNILIQKNDQLDAQKFHKAELYCKELELEEENKNFSTYIDSLLLRFYRNTSDHHTNFLKILNFTVFCIAVYAVCSFLFVNIYTATFFGETGFFGKNTSEGIFSWLYIGLIFLAIIILFSMLKDCEPITFFRYLCLFIIFALVAVFVNNYSPTIAKFLLLLFCIIAFSLLLIIKIEKGLQLFFFLYLCFCAIPVLLSIVYFILDIDKNYVFKITIPSIISTCFCLVIFFSYSLEEKYLRKRKYKNLILPVFKCFVWGIVAFVLYLQPQLINPFVGVFKSDEILSTNYFEKKLNDLNVSEIIKISNLLKNSTDLNLTGVHKEIIDLNTITNTEIINAKELIKQNLKEINITNNELNTTINNLKEVKDLQEYLVNGIKSSSLVYSIILLLCLYSLTKTARKNSIVPI
- a CDS encoding methionine ABC transporter ATP-binding protein, giving the protein MIEINNLSKSYGKNEILSGISTHIKKGEIFAIVGHSGAGKSTLLRCINGLESYQSGSLKVLGREINSLNENALRELRKDIGMIFQHFALMSRKTVFDNIAMPLRVWGYDEKAIKIRVDELLELIGLKDKSKSYPSQLSGGQKQRVAIARALALSPKILLSDEATSALDPNTTKQILSLLKEINERLGITIVLVTHEMEVVKSIANRAILLEQGLITNSGSIVELFLNPNKNMKNFLGEEEILPNTGVNIKIFFPPNVAMHSIITNMARELDIDFNIVWGKLEKLGGSVLGSLVINVEPKYELKVEEFIKNSGAPYEIIKGE
- a CDS encoding methionine ABC transporter permease — its product is MISKLLFEATIDTLYMAFVSTLLAFIIGLGLAIILVITSKNGLKPNRAIYNTLDIAVNTLRSFPFIILIIVLFPLTKFIVGTSIGTTAAIVPLTIGSAPFIARLIENAMNEVDSSIIEAALSYGATKTQIIFKVIFIEALPSIINAITLTLIVVIGFTAMAGAVGGGGLGDVAMRYGFQRFRPDIMAYTVIILIVMVQIIQSSGNFLYKITKK
- the thiD gene encoding bifunctional hydroxymethylpyrimidine kinase/phosphomethylpyrimidine kinase, which encodes MKKVLSIAGSDPSGGAGIQADIKTITAHKLYAMAVIVSLTAQNTREVSGILGCSSEFVKAQLDAVLSDITPDSIKLGMLLNADIMRSVAKSLKEYDCKNIVLDPVMVATSGARLMDESAVNLYIEELIGMAQIVTPNLPEASILSGIEIKNIDDMRLAAMKIKGYGCDSVLIKGGHAIGDATDLLYKDGKFSEFKADRIDTKNTHGTGCTLSSAIACNIANGLSIEESVKNAKDYVTNALKSNLSIGHGNGPIDHCWNL
- a CDS encoding MetQ/NlpA family ABC transporter substrate-binding protein — protein: MKKLLAISLVATSLISSVFAQTLKVGATPIPHAEILEFIAPELKKSGIELDIKVFNDYVIPNIAVEDGDLDANFFQHIPYLNEFNKNKGTHLVKTVGVHLEPMGVYSKKIKSLNELKNGAIVSIPNDPTNESRALDVLASAKLIELDTNTQLRTPLDITKNPKNLKFKEIEAATLPRTLDDVDIAVINTNFAMNANLNPTKDAIVIESKDSPYVNILVVKDGNQNRDEIKALNKALQSQAVKDFIANKYKGSIVPAF
- the rpmB gene encoding 50S ribosomal protein L28 yields the protein MSKKCAITGKGPMVGNNVSHANNRTKRRFMPNLRTVRVTLEDGTTRKIKVAASTLRTMKKQSK
- a CDS encoding potassium channel family protein; translation: MSLIKKIKKFLNWADESKPEYNLNTELYQQLKAFRLPIIFVVLMMLFGTLGYMITTGFTLVDAIYQAGMTFTTVGFTEVSHINTAGRLFTILFILIGFGLFTFSLGLVIEVIKKGVLTKILKERSMIYKIARLKNHFVICYHNLYTIELSRQFRENHIPFVVIDSKEDLAQIAETYKYPYYIIDEPHTQSAILKSHLSSAKGLITLSPNIADNIALIATVRLYEKELGRVKPYFIMTNSDNDSDTQKLIKLGADSVVSPSKLVAQRISAMSVRPDMENILEQFLYKKDSPIDIEEIKVPEASWMRFKRIKETHLRKLTNADIVGITDQNSKFIPMPNGDTLIGTGSKLLVIGTAESIRATKRLVFSKYKPEELKYV